In the genome of Nitrospira japonica, one region contains:
- the ftsY gene encoding signal recognition particle-docking protein FtsY has protein sequence MGWIQRLNKGLTRTRSAVRGSLDKLLRRSADPALLEELETALILSDLGSPVVTRTMDHLRQGLLGTNASQSHTVQTVLKQTLLQALAPATGPTLDDLITRGSKPFVILAVGVNGVGKTTTLAKIAQRLVNGGLKPVLVAADTFRAAAIDQLKVWSDRIGAEFVSHRHGADPAAVAFDGLMAAKARNADVVLIDTAGRLHTKSNLMDELRKISRVLKQGMPEAPQEVLLVIDATVGQNALVQARQFNQAVGITGLVLTKLDGTARGGIVVAIADELKLPVRLIGVGESAEDLQDFHPEPFVDALIGTPQ, from the coding sequence ATGGGATGGATTCAACGACTCAATAAAGGACTAACTCGTACCCGCTCGGCTGTTCGCGGTTCACTGGACAAGCTCTTGAGGCGGTCGGCAGATCCGGCATTGCTTGAAGAGTTGGAGACGGCATTAATCCTTTCTGATCTGGGCTCGCCGGTCGTGACCCGCACCATGGATCATCTCAGGCAGGGACTTCTCGGCACGAACGCGTCCCAAAGCCACACGGTTCAGACCGTCTTGAAGCAGACCTTGCTGCAGGCACTCGCTCCTGCGACAGGTCCCACGCTCGACGATCTCATTACCCGGGGAAGCAAGCCATTCGTCATTTTAGCCGTGGGCGTGAATGGAGTAGGCAAGACCACGACACTGGCCAAGATCGCGCAACGGCTCGTCAATGGAGGCTTGAAACCTGTTCTGGTCGCGGCCGATACGTTTCGCGCTGCCGCTATCGATCAGCTGAAGGTCTGGTCAGACCGCATCGGCGCCGAGTTCGTCAGTCATCGTCACGGTGCGGACCCGGCGGCCGTGGCATTCGATGGTTTGATGGCCGCTAAGGCACGCAATGCAGATGTCGTTCTGATCGACACCGCCGGCCGTCTTCATACGAAATCGAATCTCATGGATGAGCTGAGGAAGATCAGCCGTGTATTGAAACAGGGCATGCCGGAAGCCCCCCAGGAGGTGCTGTTAGTGATCGATGCGACGGTTGGGCAGAATGCTCTTGTCCAGGCCCGCCAGTTCAATCAGGCAGTCGGAATCACCGGCCTTGTGTTAACCAAATTAGACGGCACGGCTCGCGGGGGAATCGTCGTCGCCATCGCCGACGAACTGAAGTTGCCGGTTCGGCTGATCGGAGTCGGTGAGTCGGCGGAGGACCTTCAGGATTTCCACCCGGAGCCCTTTGTGGATGCGCTTATCGGCACGCCTCAGTAG
- the ybeY gene encoding rRNA maturation RNase YbeY, which yields MKFALAILSAVGEQDSDMSVTFVGDQRMRRLNRQYRHKDRTTDVLAFAFRDAHLPIRMRMNASPLGDVVIAMPTAIRQARAASRSLGEEMAVLLIHGILHLCGYDHEASEKEARRMRWRERILLQQVGVFPSFIKLASKR from the coding sequence GTGAAATTCGCCTTGGCAATTTTATCGGCCGTGGGCGAGCAGGATTCTGACATGAGCGTGACATTCGTCGGCGATCAAAGGATGCGCCGATTGAATCGCCAGTACCGGCATAAAGACAGAACCACGGACGTACTGGCATTTGCGTTCAGGGACGCCCATCTTCCCATTCGTATGCGCATGAATGCCTCACCGCTCGGCGATGTGGTCATTGCCATGCCGACCGCGATTCGACAGGCACGTGCAGCAAGCAGATCTCTGGGGGAGGAAATGGCCGTTTTGCTCATTCACGGGATTCTGCACCTGTGCGGATATGATCACGAAGCGAGTGAGAAAGAAGCGAGGCGCATGCGCTGGCGGGAACGCATTCTTCTGCAGCAAGTGGGCGTGTTCCCCTCTTTCATCAAATTGGCAAGCAAGCGCTGA
- a CDS encoding PhoH family protein — protein MKKLKLREGTNTAVLFGHHDRHLKLIEDDLGVRLSARGEELTVDGSPDATRHAERVLTELAALASEGMVLQPEDIAHALSALKQSPDAPLKELLSTATTIVTKKRFVAPKTPTQKSYIEAIETHDIVIGIGPAGTGKTYLAMAMAVSALMKRQVSRIILARPAVEAGEKLGFLPGDMYAKVNPYLRPLYDALFDMMDMERATRAIERGDIEIAPLAFMRGRTLNDSFVILDEAQNATAEQMKMFLTRLGFSSKAVVTGDITQIDLPPERVSGLIEVRDILSEVEGIRFIYFDERDVVRHKLVQDIIKAYDQHQHQEGIQDPTASPQGRRPPPSSHPRSSPPPTTQPSPKSSVGQPH, from the coding sequence GTGAAAAAACTTAAGCTGCGAGAAGGCACCAATACCGCTGTCCTGTTCGGTCACCATGACCGACACCTCAAGCTGATCGAAGATGACCTCGGCGTGCGCCTTTCGGCGCGCGGTGAGGAACTCACGGTTGATGGATCTCCAGATGCCACCCGCCACGCCGAGCGAGTTCTGACTGAGCTTGCAGCCCTCGCAAGCGAGGGCATGGTTCTTCAGCCCGAGGACATTGCGCATGCGCTCTCTGCGCTGAAGCAAAGCCCCGACGCTCCACTCAAAGAGCTCTTGTCTACAGCCACGACCATTGTCACGAAAAAGCGCTTTGTTGCTCCAAAGACTCCAACTCAAAAGTCTTACATCGAAGCGATCGAAACTCACGACATTGTGATCGGAATCGGACCGGCCGGCACAGGCAAGACGTACCTGGCGATGGCCATGGCCGTGAGTGCGTTGATGAAGCGTCAGGTCAGCCGGATCATCTTGGCACGGCCTGCGGTGGAGGCCGGCGAGAAGCTCGGCTTTCTTCCCGGAGACATGTATGCGAAGGTTAATCCATACTTGCGACCACTCTACGACGCGTTGTTCGATATGATGGATATGGAACGAGCGACGAGAGCGATCGAGCGAGGCGACATTGAGATCGCGCCCTTGGCATTCATGCGAGGTCGTACGCTGAATGACTCCTTCGTCATTCTCGACGAGGCCCAGAATGCAACCGCCGAACAGATGAAGATGTTCCTGACTCGGCTTGGGTTCAGCTCTAAAGCGGTCGTAACGGGAGATATTACCCAGATAGATTTACCGCCTGAACGGGTCTCTGGACTCATTGAGGTCCGCGATATTCTTAGCGAGGTCGAGGGCATTCGATTCATTTATTTCGACGAAAGGGACGTCGTCAGGCACAAGCTCGTGCAGGATATCATCAAGGCCTACGATCAGCACCAGCATCAGGAAGGGATTCAGGACCCGACGGCCTCGCCTCAAGGCCGGCGACCTCCTCCTTCCTCCCACCCGAGATCGTCGCCACCCCCTACGACTCAACCTTCTCCCAAGTCCTCAGTGGGACAACCGCATTAA